One Meriones unguiculatus strain TT.TT164.6M chromosome 5, Bangor_MerUng_6.1, whole genome shotgun sequence DNA segment encodes these proteins:
- the Atn1 gene encoding atrophin-1 isoform X2 — protein sequence MKTRQNKDSMSMRSGRKKEAPGPREELRSRGRASPGGVSTSSSDGKAEKSRQTAKKARIEETSTPKANKQGRSEEISESESEETSAPKKTKTEELPRPQSPSDLDSLDGRSINDDGSSDPRDIDQDNRSTSPSIYSPGSVENDSDSSSGLSQGPARPYHPPPLFPPSPPPPPDSTPRQPESGFEPHPSVTPTGYHAPMEPPTSRLFQGPPSGAPPPHPQLYPGNAGGGVLSGPPMGPKGGAAASSVGAPSGGKQHPPPTTPIPISSSGASGAPPTKPPSAPVGGGNLPSAPPPATFPHVTPNLPPPPALRPLNNASASPPGMGAQPIPGHLPSPHTMGQGMSGLPPGPEKGPTLAPSPHPLPPASSSAPGPPMRYPYSASSSSAAAASSSSSSASQYPASQALPSYPHSFPPPTSMSVANQPPKYTQPSLPSQAVWSQGPPPPPPYGRLLANTTTHPGPFPPTGGQSTAHPPAPAHHHHQQQQQQQQHHGNSGPPPPGAYPHPLESSSSHHAHPYNMSPSLGSLRPYPPGPAHLPPPHGQVSYSQAGPNGPPVSSSSNSSGSSSQASYSCSHPSSSSQGPQGSSYPFPPVPPVTTSSATLSTVIATVASSPAGYKTASPPGPPQYSKRAPSPGSYKTATPPGYKPGSPPSFRTGTPPGYRGTSPPAGPGTFKPGSPTVGPGPLPPAGPSSLSSLPPPTAAPATGPPLTATQIKQEPAEEYEAPESPVPPARSPSPPPKVVDVPSHASQSARFNKHLDRGFNSCARSDLYFVPLEGSKLAKKRADLVEKVRREAEQRAREEKEREREREREKEREREKERELERSVKLAQEGRAPVECPSLGPVPHRPPFEPGSAVATVPPYLGPDTPALRTLSEYARPHVMSPGNRNHPFYVPLGAVDPGLLGYNVPALYSSDPAAREREREARERDLRDRLKPGFEVKPSELEPLHGVPGPGLDPFPRHGGLALQPGPPGLHPFPFHPSLGPLERERLALAAGPALRPDMSYAERLAAERQHAERVAALGNDPLARLQMLNVTPHHHQHSHIHSHLHLHQQDAIHAASASVHPLIDPLASGSHLTRIPYPAGTLPNPLLPHPLHENEVLRHQLFAAPYRDLPASLSAPMSAAHQLQAMHAQSAELQRLALEQQQWLHAHHPLHSVPLPAQEDYYSHLKKESDKPL from the exons ATGAAGACACGACAGAATAAAGACTCA ATGTCAATGAGGAGTGGACGGAAGAAAGAGGCCCCCGGGCCCCGGGAAGAGCTGAGATCAAGGGGCCGGGCCTCCCCTGGAGGGGTCAGCACATCCAGCAGTGATGGCAAAGCTGAGAAGTCCAGGCAGACAGCCAAG AAGGCCCGAATAGAGGAAACCTCTACCCCCAAGGCCAACAAGCAGGGCCGGAGTGAGGAGATCTCAGAGAGTGAAAGTGAGGAGACCAGCGCACCCAAAAAGACCAAAACTGAG GAGCTCCCTCGACCACAGTCTCCCTCGGATCTGGACAGCTTGGACGGGCGAAGCATTAACGACGACGGCAGCAGTGACCCTCGAGATATAGATCAGGACAACCGAAGCACATCCCCCAGCATCTACAGCCCTGGAAGTGTGGAGAATGACTCCGATTCATCTTCTGGCCTGTCCCAGGGCCCGGCTCGGCCCTACCACCCGCCTccactctttcctccttcccctccaccaccaccagaCAGCACTCCCCGGCAGCCAGAGTCTGGCTTTGAACCCCACCCTTCTGTGACACCGACTGGATACCATGCTCCGATGGAGCCCCCTACATCTCGATTATTCCAGGGCCCACCTTctggagcccctcccccacacccacaGCTCTATCCAGGGAATGCTGGTGGAGGTGTTCTATCTGGACCCCCCATGGGTCCCAAAGGGGGAGCAGCTGCCTCCTCAGTGGGTGCCCCTAGTGGAGGCAAGCAGCACCCCCCACCCACCACCCCAATTCCAATATCAAGCTCTGGAGCCAGTGGtgctcctccaacaaagccacccAGTGCGCCAGTGGGTGGTGGGAACTTGCCTTCTGCTCCGCCGCCAGCCACTTTTCCCCACGTGACACCAAACCTGCCTCCTCCGCCTGCCCTGAGACCCCTCAACAATGCCTCGGCCTCCCCTCCTGGCATGGGGGCTCAGCCAATCCCTGGGCATCTGCCCTCTCCCCATACCATGGGGCAGGGCATGAGTGGACTTCCTCCTGGCCCAGAGAAGGGGCCAACCCTGGCTCCCTCACCCCACCCTTTGCCCCCAGCTTCTTCCTCTGCCCCTGGGCCCCCAATGCGGTATCCGTATTCAGCCTCCAGTAGCTCGGCAGCAGCTGCTTCTAGttcctcctcctccgcctcccAGTACCCAGCTTCCCAGGCCCTGCCCAGTTatcctcattccttccctccaCCAACAAGTATGTCTGTCGCTAACCAGCCGCCCAAGTATACCCAGCCCTCTCTCCCATCCCAGGCCGTGTGGAGCCAGGGTCCACCGCCGCCTCCTCCCTATGGCCGCCTCTTGGCCAACACCACCACCCATCCAGGCCCTTTCCCTCCTACTGGGGGTCAGTCCACAGCCCACCCGCCAGCCCCCGCACATCATcatcaccagcagcagcagcagcagcagcaacatcaTGGAAACTCTGGGCCCCCTCCACCTGGAGCGTATCCTCATCCCCTAGAGAGCAGTAGCTCCCATCATGCGCACCCTTACAACATGTCACCATCCCTGGGGTCTTTGAGGCCCTACCCACCAGGACCAGCACACCTGCCCCCACCTCATGGCCAGGTGTCCTACAGCCAAGCAGGTCCCAATGGTCCCCCGGTTTCCTCCTCTTCCAACTCCTCCGGCTCTTCCTCTCAAGCCTCCTATTCATGCTcacacccctcctcctcctcccaggggCCCCAAGGGTCATCCTACCCCTTCCCACCAGTTCCTCCAGTCACCACCTCTTCAGCTACTCTTTCCACTGTCATCGCCACCGTGGCTTCCTCGCCAGCAGGCTACAAGACGGCCTCACCACCTGGGCCCCCTCAGTACAGCAAGAGAGCCCCGTCCCCAGGGTCCTACAAGACAGCCACCCCGCCTGGATACAAACCAGGGTCACCACCGTCCTTCAGAACAGGGACCCCACCTGGCTATCGAGGCACCTCTCCGCCAGCAGGCCCAGGGACCTTCAAACCAGGCTCGCCCACCGTGGGGCCCGGGCCCCTGCCACCTGCGGGGCCTTCGAGTTTGTCGTCTCTGCCTCCACCAACCGCGGCCCCGGCTACAGGGCCGCCCCTGACTGCCACGCAGATCAAGCAGGAGCCGGCCGAAGAGTATGAAGCGCCCGAGAGCCCGGTGCCTCCGGCTCGAAGCCCCTCGCCCCCTCCCAAGGTGGTGGACGTGCCCAGCCACGCCAGCCAGTCAGCCAG GTTCAACAAGCACCTGGACCGTGGCTTCAACTCGTGCGCGCGCAGCGACCTGTACTTCGTGCCGCTGGAGGGCTCCAAGCTGGCCAAGAAGCGCGCCGACCTGGTGGAGAAAGTGCGGCGCGAGGCCGAGCAGCGCGCGCGCGAGGAGAAGGAGCGCGAGCGCGAGCGGGAACGCGAAAAGGAGCGCGAGCGCGAGAAAGAGCGCGAGCTGGAGCGCAGCGTG AAGTTGGCCCAGGAGGGCCGTGCTCCAGTGGAGTGCCCTTCTCTGGGTCCAGTGCCCCATCGGCCTCCCTTTGAGCCTGGCAGCGCTGTGGCTACGGTGCCCCCCTACCTGGGTCCTGATACTCCAGCCCTGCGTACTCTCAGTGAATATGCTCGACCTCATGTCATGTCTCCTGGCAATCGCAACCACCCATTCTATGTGCCCTTGGGGGCAGTGGACCCGGGGCTTCTGGGTTACAATGTCCCAGCCCTGTACAGCAGCGACCCGGCTGCCCGAGAACGGGAGCGGGAAGCCCGTGAACGTGACCTCCGTGACAGGCTCAAGCCTGGCTTTGAGGTGAAGCCCAGTGAGCTGGAACCCCTACATGGGGTCCCGGGGCCAGGCCTGGATCCCTTCCCCAGACACGGGGGCCTGGCTCTACAGCCAGGGCCTCCTGGCCTGCATCCTTTCCCTTTTCATCCGAGCCTGGGACCCCTGGAGCGAGAACGGCTAGCGCTGGCAGCCGGGCCAGCCCTGCGTCCTGACATGTCTTATGCTGAGCGGCTGGCAGCTGAAAGGCAGCATGCAGAAAGGGTGGCGGCCCTCGGCAATGACCCACTGGCCCGGCTGCAGATGCTCAACGTGACTCCCCATCACCACCAGCACTCCCATATCCACTCTCACCTTCACCTGCACCAGCAGGACGCCATCCATGCAG CCTCCGCCTCGGTGCACCCTCTCATTGACCCCCTGGCCTCAGGGTCTCACCTTACCCGGATCCCCTACCCAGCTGGGACCCTCCCTAATCCCCTTCTTCCTCACCCTCTGCACGAGAACGAAGTTCTTCGTCACCAGCTCTTTG CTGCCCCTTACCGGGACCTGCCGGCCTCCCTTTCTGCTCCCATGTCAGCAGCTCATCAGCTGCAGGCCATGCACGCACAGTCAGCAGAGCTGCAGCGCTTGGCGCTGGAACAGCAGCAGTGGCTACACGCCCATCACCCCTTGCACAGCGTGCCGCTTCCTGCCCAGGAAGACTACTACAG TCACCTGAAGAAGGAAAGCGACAAGCCGCTGTAG
- the Atn1 gene encoding atrophin-1 isoform X3, with protein MKTRQNKDSMSMRSGRKKEAPGPREELRSRGRASPGGVSTSSSDGKAEKSRQTAKKARIEETSTPKANKQGRSEEISESESEETSAPKKTKTEQELPRPQSPSDLDSLDGRSINDDGSSDPRDIDQDNRSTSPSIYSPGSVENDSDSSSGLSQGPARPYHPPPLFPPSPPPPPDSTPRQPESGFEPHPSVTPTGYHAPMEPPTSRLFQGPPSGAPPPHPQLYPGNAGGGVLSGPPMGPKGGAAASSVGAPSGGKQHPPPTTPIPISSSGASGAPPTKPPSAPVGGGNLPSAPPPATFPHVTPNLPPPPALRPLNNASASPPGMGAQPIPGHLPSPHTMGQGMSGLPPGPEKGPTLAPSPHPLPPASSSAPGPPMRYPYSASSSSAAAASSSSSSASQYPASQALPSYPHSFPPPTSMSVANQPPKYTQPSLPSQAVWSQGPPPPPPYGRLLANTTTHPGPFPPTGGQSTAHPPAPAHHHHQQQQQQQQHHGNSGPPPPGAYPHPLESSSSHHAHPYNMSPSLGSLRPYPPGPAHLPPPHGQVSYSQAGPNGPPVSSSSNSSGSSSQASYSCSHPSSSSQGPQGSSYPFPPVPPVTTSSATLSTVIATVASSPAGYKTASPPGPPQYSKRAPSPGSYKTATPPGYKPGSPPSFRTGTPPGYRGTSPPAGPGTFKPGSPTVGPGPLPPAGPSSLSSLPPPTAAPATGPPLTATQIKQEPAEEYEAPESPVPPARSPSPPPKVVDVPSHASQSARFNKHLDRGFNSCARSDLYFVPLEGSKLAKKRADLVEKVRREAEQRAREEKEREREREREKEREREKERELERSVKLAQEGRAPVECPSLGPVPHRPPFEPGSAVATVPPYLGPDTPALRTLSEYARPHVMSPGNRNHPFYVPLGAVDPGLLGYNVPALYSSDPAAREREREARERDLRDRLKPGFEVKPSELEPLHGVPGPGLDPFPRHGGLALQPGPPGLHPFPFHPSLGPLERERLALAAGPALRPDMSYAERLAAERQHAERVAALGNDPLARLQMLNVTPHHHQHSHIHSHLHLHQQDAIHAAAPYRDLPASLSAPMSAAHQLQAMHAQSAELQRLALEQQQWLHAHHPLHSVPLPAQEDYYSHLKKESDKPL; from the exons ATGAAGACACGACAGAATAAAGACTCA ATGTCAATGAGGAGTGGACGGAAGAAAGAGGCCCCCGGGCCCCGGGAAGAGCTGAGATCAAGGGGCCGGGCCTCCCCTGGAGGGGTCAGCACATCCAGCAGTGATGGCAAAGCTGAGAAGTCCAGGCAGACAGCCAAG AAGGCCCGAATAGAGGAAACCTCTACCCCCAAGGCCAACAAGCAGGGCCGGAGTGAGGAGATCTCAGAGAGTGAAAGTGAGGAGACCAGCGCACCCAAAAAGACCAAAACTGAG CAGGAGCTCCCTCGACCACAGTCTCCCTCGGATCTGGACAGCTTGGACGGGCGAAGCATTAACGACGACGGCAGCAGTGACCCTCGAGATATAGATCAGGACAACCGAAGCACATCCCCCAGCATCTACAGCCCTGGAAGTGTGGAGAATGACTCCGATTCATCTTCTGGCCTGTCCCAGGGCCCGGCTCGGCCCTACCACCCGCCTccactctttcctccttcccctccaccaccaccagaCAGCACTCCCCGGCAGCCAGAGTCTGGCTTTGAACCCCACCCTTCTGTGACACCGACTGGATACCATGCTCCGATGGAGCCCCCTACATCTCGATTATTCCAGGGCCCACCTTctggagcccctcccccacacccacaGCTCTATCCAGGGAATGCTGGTGGAGGTGTTCTATCTGGACCCCCCATGGGTCCCAAAGGGGGAGCAGCTGCCTCCTCAGTGGGTGCCCCTAGTGGAGGCAAGCAGCACCCCCCACCCACCACCCCAATTCCAATATCAAGCTCTGGAGCCAGTGGtgctcctccaacaaagccacccAGTGCGCCAGTGGGTGGTGGGAACTTGCCTTCTGCTCCGCCGCCAGCCACTTTTCCCCACGTGACACCAAACCTGCCTCCTCCGCCTGCCCTGAGACCCCTCAACAATGCCTCGGCCTCCCCTCCTGGCATGGGGGCTCAGCCAATCCCTGGGCATCTGCCCTCTCCCCATACCATGGGGCAGGGCATGAGTGGACTTCCTCCTGGCCCAGAGAAGGGGCCAACCCTGGCTCCCTCACCCCACCCTTTGCCCCCAGCTTCTTCCTCTGCCCCTGGGCCCCCAATGCGGTATCCGTATTCAGCCTCCAGTAGCTCGGCAGCAGCTGCTTCTAGttcctcctcctccgcctcccAGTACCCAGCTTCCCAGGCCCTGCCCAGTTatcctcattccttccctccaCCAACAAGTATGTCTGTCGCTAACCAGCCGCCCAAGTATACCCAGCCCTCTCTCCCATCCCAGGCCGTGTGGAGCCAGGGTCCACCGCCGCCTCCTCCCTATGGCCGCCTCTTGGCCAACACCACCACCCATCCAGGCCCTTTCCCTCCTACTGGGGGTCAGTCCACAGCCCACCCGCCAGCCCCCGCACATCATcatcaccagcagcagcagcagcagcagcaacatcaTGGAAACTCTGGGCCCCCTCCACCTGGAGCGTATCCTCATCCCCTAGAGAGCAGTAGCTCCCATCATGCGCACCCTTACAACATGTCACCATCCCTGGGGTCTTTGAGGCCCTACCCACCAGGACCAGCACACCTGCCCCCACCTCATGGCCAGGTGTCCTACAGCCAAGCAGGTCCCAATGGTCCCCCGGTTTCCTCCTCTTCCAACTCCTCCGGCTCTTCCTCTCAAGCCTCCTATTCATGCTcacacccctcctcctcctcccaggggCCCCAAGGGTCATCCTACCCCTTCCCACCAGTTCCTCCAGTCACCACCTCTTCAGCTACTCTTTCCACTGTCATCGCCACCGTGGCTTCCTCGCCAGCAGGCTACAAGACGGCCTCACCACCTGGGCCCCCTCAGTACAGCAAGAGAGCCCCGTCCCCAGGGTCCTACAAGACAGCCACCCCGCCTGGATACAAACCAGGGTCACCACCGTCCTTCAGAACAGGGACCCCACCTGGCTATCGAGGCACCTCTCCGCCAGCAGGCCCAGGGACCTTCAAACCAGGCTCGCCCACCGTGGGGCCCGGGCCCCTGCCACCTGCGGGGCCTTCGAGTTTGTCGTCTCTGCCTCCACCAACCGCGGCCCCGGCTACAGGGCCGCCCCTGACTGCCACGCAGATCAAGCAGGAGCCGGCCGAAGAGTATGAAGCGCCCGAGAGCCCGGTGCCTCCGGCTCGAAGCCCCTCGCCCCCTCCCAAGGTGGTGGACGTGCCCAGCCACGCCAGCCAGTCAGCCAG GTTCAACAAGCACCTGGACCGTGGCTTCAACTCGTGCGCGCGCAGCGACCTGTACTTCGTGCCGCTGGAGGGCTCCAAGCTGGCCAAGAAGCGCGCCGACCTGGTGGAGAAAGTGCGGCGCGAGGCCGAGCAGCGCGCGCGCGAGGAGAAGGAGCGCGAGCGCGAGCGGGAACGCGAAAAGGAGCGCGAGCGCGAGAAAGAGCGCGAGCTGGAGCGCAGCGTG AAGTTGGCCCAGGAGGGCCGTGCTCCAGTGGAGTGCCCTTCTCTGGGTCCAGTGCCCCATCGGCCTCCCTTTGAGCCTGGCAGCGCTGTGGCTACGGTGCCCCCCTACCTGGGTCCTGATACTCCAGCCCTGCGTACTCTCAGTGAATATGCTCGACCTCATGTCATGTCTCCTGGCAATCGCAACCACCCATTCTATGTGCCCTTGGGGGCAGTGGACCCGGGGCTTCTGGGTTACAATGTCCCAGCCCTGTACAGCAGCGACCCGGCTGCCCGAGAACGGGAGCGGGAAGCCCGTGAACGTGACCTCCGTGACAGGCTCAAGCCTGGCTTTGAGGTGAAGCCCAGTGAGCTGGAACCCCTACATGGGGTCCCGGGGCCAGGCCTGGATCCCTTCCCCAGACACGGGGGCCTGGCTCTACAGCCAGGGCCTCCTGGCCTGCATCCTTTCCCTTTTCATCCGAGCCTGGGACCCCTGGAGCGAGAACGGCTAGCGCTGGCAGCCGGGCCAGCCCTGCGTCCTGACATGTCTTATGCTGAGCGGCTGGCAGCTGAAAGGCAGCATGCAGAAAGGGTGGCGGCCCTCGGCAATGACCCACTGGCCCGGCTGCAGATGCTCAACGTGACTCCCCATCACCACCAGCACTCCCATATCCACTCTCACCTTCACCTGCACCAGCAGGACGCCATCCATGCAG CTGCCCCTTACCGGGACCTGCCGGCCTCCCTTTCTGCTCCCATGTCAGCAGCTCATCAGCTGCAGGCCATGCACGCACAGTCAGCAGAGCTGCAGCGCTTGGCGCTGGAACAGCAGCAGTGGCTACACGCCCATCACCCCTTGCACAGCGTGCCGCTTCCTGCCCAGGAAGACTACTACAG TCACCTGAAGAAGGAAAGCGACAAGCCGCTGTAG
- the Atn1 gene encoding atrophin-1 isoform X1: MKTRQNKDSMSMRSGRKKEAPGPREELRSRGRASPGGVSTSSSDGKAEKSRQTAKKARIEETSTPKANKQGRSEEISESESEETSAPKKTKTEQELPRPQSPSDLDSLDGRSINDDGSSDPRDIDQDNRSTSPSIYSPGSVENDSDSSSGLSQGPARPYHPPPLFPPSPPPPPDSTPRQPESGFEPHPSVTPTGYHAPMEPPTSRLFQGPPSGAPPPHPQLYPGNAGGGVLSGPPMGPKGGAAASSVGAPSGGKQHPPPTTPIPISSSGASGAPPTKPPSAPVGGGNLPSAPPPATFPHVTPNLPPPPALRPLNNASASPPGMGAQPIPGHLPSPHTMGQGMSGLPPGPEKGPTLAPSPHPLPPASSSAPGPPMRYPYSASSSSAAAASSSSSSASQYPASQALPSYPHSFPPPTSMSVANQPPKYTQPSLPSQAVWSQGPPPPPPYGRLLANTTTHPGPFPPTGGQSTAHPPAPAHHHHQQQQQQQQHHGNSGPPPPGAYPHPLESSSSHHAHPYNMSPSLGSLRPYPPGPAHLPPPHGQVSYSQAGPNGPPVSSSSNSSGSSSQASYSCSHPSSSSQGPQGSSYPFPPVPPVTTSSATLSTVIATVASSPAGYKTASPPGPPQYSKRAPSPGSYKTATPPGYKPGSPPSFRTGTPPGYRGTSPPAGPGTFKPGSPTVGPGPLPPAGPSSLSSLPPPTAAPATGPPLTATQIKQEPAEEYEAPESPVPPARSPSPPPKVVDVPSHASQSARFNKHLDRGFNSCARSDLYFVPLEGSKLAKKRADLVEKVRREAEQRAREEKEREREREREKEREREKERELERSVKLAQEGRAPVECPSLGPVPHRPPFEPGSAVATVPPYLGPDTPALRTLSEYARPHVMSPGNRNHPFYVPLGAVDPGLLGYNVPALYSSDPAAREREREARERDLRDRLKPGFEVKPSELEPLHGVPGPGLDPFPRHGGLALQPGPPGLHPFPFHPSLGPLERERLALAAGPALRPDMSYAERLAAERQHAERVAALGNDPLARLQMLNVTPHHHQHSHIHSHLHLHQQDAIHAASASVHPLIDPLASGSHLTRIPYPAGTLPNPLLPHPLHENEVLRHQLFAAPYRDLPASLSAPMSAAHQLQAMHAQSAELQRLALEQQQWLHAHHPLHSVPLPAQEDYYSHLKKESDKPL, encoded by the exons ATGAAGACACGACAGAATAAAGACTCA ATGTCAATGAGGAGTGGACGGAAGAAAGAGGCCCCCGGGCCCCGGGAAGAGCTGAGATCAAGGGGCCGGGCCTCCCCTGGAGGGGTCAGCACATCCAGCAGTGATGGCAAAGCTGAGAAGTCCAGGCAGACAGCCAAG AAGGCCCGAATAGAGGAAACCTCTACCCCCAAGGCCAACAAGCAGGGCCGGAGTGAGGAGATCTCAGAGAGTGAAAGTGAGGAGACCAGCGCACCCAAAAAGACCAAAACTGAG CAGGAGCTCCCTCGACCACAGTCTCCCTCGGATCTGGACAGCTTGGACGGGCGAAGCATTAACGACGACGGCAGCAGTGACCCTCGAGATATAGATCAGGACAACCGAAGCACATCCCCCAGCATCTACAGCCCTGGAAGTGTGGAGAATGACTCCGATTCATCTTCTGGCCTGTCCCAGGGCCCGGCTCGGCCCTACCACCCGCCTccactctttcctccttcccctccaccaccaccagaCAGCACTCCCCGGCAGCCAGAGTCTGGCTTTGAACCCCACCCTTCTGTGACACCGACTGGATACCATGCTCCGATGGAGCCCCCTACATCTCGATTATTCCAGGGCCCACCTTctggagcccctcccccacacccacaGCTCTATCCAGGGAATGCTGGTGGAGGTGTTCTATCTGGACCCCCCATGGGTCCCAAAGGGGGAGCAGCTGCCTCCTCAGTGGGTGCCCCTAGTGGAGGCAAGCAGCACCCCCCACCCACCACCCCAATTCCAATATCAAGCTCTGGAGCCAGTGGtgctcctccaacaaagccacccAGTGCGCCAGTGGGTGGTGGGAACTTGCCTTCTGCTCCGCCGCCAGCCACTTTTCCCCACGTGACACCAAACCTGCCTCCTCCGCCTGCCCTGAGACCCCTCAACAATGCCTCGGCCTCCCCTCCTGGCATGGGGGCTCAGCCAATCCCTGGGCATCTGCCCTCTCCCCATACCATGGGGCAGGGCATGAGTGGACTTCCTCCTGGCCCAGAGAAGGGGCCAACCCTGGCTCCCTCACCCCACCCTTTGCCCCCAGCTTCTTCCTCTGCCCCTGGGCCCCCAATGCGGTATCCGTATTCAGCCTCCAGTAGCTCGGCAGCAGCTGCTTCTAGttcctcctcctccgcctcccAGTACCCAGCTTCCCAGGCCCTGCCCAGTTatcctcattccttccctccaCCAACAAGTATGTCTGTCGCTAACCAGCCGCCCAAGTATACCCAGCCCTCTCTCCCATCCCAGGCCGTGTGGAGCCAGGGTCCACCGCCGCCTCCTCCCTATGGCCGCCTCTTGGCCAACACCACCACCCATCCAGGCCCTTTCCCTCCTACTGGGGGTCAGTCCACAGCCCACCCGCCAGCCCCCGCACATCATcatcaccagcagcagcagcagcagcagcaacatcaTGGAAACTCTGGGCCCCCTCCACCTGGAGCGTATCCTCATCCCCTAGAGAGCAGTAGCTCCCATCATGCGCACCCTTACAACATGTCACCATCCCTGGGGTCTTTGAGGCCCTACCCACCAGGACCAGCACACCTGCCCCCACCTCATGGCCAGGTGTCCTACAGCCAAGCAGGTCCCAATGGTCCCCCGGTTTCCTCCTCTTCCAACTCCTCCGGCTCTTCCTCTCAAGCCTCCTATTCATGCTcacacccctcctcctcctcccaggggCCCCAAGGGTCATCCTACCCCTTCCCACCAGTTCCTCCAGTCACCACCTCTTCAGCTACTCTTTCCACTGTCATCGCCACCGTGGCTTCCTCGCCAGCAGGCTACAAGACGGCCTCACCACCTGGGCCCCCTCAGTACAGCAAGAGAGCCCCGTCCCCAGGGTCCTACAAGACAGCCACCCCGCCTGGATACAAACCAGGGTCACCACCGTCCTTCAGAACAGGGACCCCACCTGGCTATCGAGGCACCTCTCCGCCAGCAGGCCCAGGGACCTTCAAACCAGGCTCGCCCACCGTGGGGCCCGGGCCCCTGCCACCTGCGGGGCCTTCGAGTTTGTCGTCTCTGCCTCCACCAACCGCGGCCCCGGCTACAGGGCCGCCCCTGACTGCCACGCAGATCAAGCAGGAGCCGGCCGAAGAGTATGAAGCGCCCGAGAGCCCGGTGCCTCCGGCTCGAAGCCCCTCGCCCCCTCCCAAGGTGGTGGACGTGCCCAGCCACGCCAGCCAGTCAGCCAG GTTCAACAAGCACCTGGACCGTGGCTTCAACTCGTGCGCGCGCAGCGACCTGTACTTCGTGCCGCTGGAGGGCTCCAAGCTGGCCAAGAAGCGCGCCGACCTGGTGGAGAAAGTGCGGCGCGAGGCCGAGCAGCGCGCGCGCGAGGAGAAGGAGCGCGAGCGCGAGCGGGAACGCGAAAAGGAGCGCGAGCGCGAGAAAGAGCGCGAGCTGGAGCGCAGCGTG AAGTTGGCCCAGGAGGGCCGTGCTCCAGTGGAGTGCCCTTCTCTGGGTCCAGTGCCCCATCGGCCTCCCTTTGAGCCTGGCAGCGCTGTGGCTACGGTGCCCCCCTACCTGGGTCCTGATACTCCAGCCCTGCGTACTCTCAGTGAATATGCTCGACCTCATGTCATGTCTCCTGGCAATCGCAACCACCCATTCTATGTGCCCTTGGGGGCAGTGGACCCGGGGCTTCTGGGTTACAATGTCCCAGCCCTGTACAGCAGCGACCCGGCTGCCCGAGAACGGGAGCGGGAAGCCCGTGAACGTGACCTCCGTGACAGGCTCAAGCCTGGCTTTGAGGTGAAGCCCAGTGAGCTGGAACCCCTACATGGGGTCCCGGGGCCAGGCCTGGATCCCTTCCCCAGACACGGGGGCCTGGCTCTACAGCCAGGGCCTCCTGGCCTGCATCCTTTCCCTTTTCATCCGAGCCTGGGACCCCTGGAGCGAGAACGGCTAGCGCTGGCAGCCGGGCCAGCCCTGCGTCCTGACATGTCTTATGCTGAGCGGCTGGCAGCTGAAAGGCAGCATGCAGAAAGGGTGGCGGCCCTCGGCAATGACCCACTGGCCCGGCTGCAGATGCTCAACGTGACTCCCCATCACCACCAGCACTCCCATATCCACTCTCACCTTCACCTGCACCAGCAGGACGCCATCCATGCAG CCTCCGCCTCGGTGCACCCTCTCATTGACCCCCTGGCCTCAGGGTCTCACCTTACCCGGATCCCCTACCCAGCTGGGACCCTCCCTAATCCCCTTCTTCCTCACCCTCTGCACGAGAACGAAGTTCTTCGTCACCAGCTCTTTG CTGCCCCTTACCGGGACCTGCCGGCCTCCCTTTCTGCTCCCATGTCAGCAGCTCATCAGCTGCAGGCCATGCACGCACAGTCAGCAGAGCTGCAGCGCTTGGCGCTGGAACAGCAGCAGTGGCTACACGCCCATCACCCCTTGCACAGCGTGCCGCTTCCTGCCCAGGAAGACTACTACAG TCACCTGAAGAAGGAAAGCGACAAGCCGCTGTAG